In Candidatus Methanosphaera massiliense, the following are encoded in one genomic region:
- a CDS encoding TIGR02253 family HAD-type hydrolase → MIKAVFFDMDDTLYDTSGFAAIARRAAVKSMVHNGLKCTEDEGYDCLMEIVKEKGSNYDKHFNILTKEINGDEDPLIIVNGIITYHNTKFAMLKLEPESFSILLYLKSKGYKVGLITNGKENKQWEKLVRLGVYPFFDDVVTSEAAGVEKPDPEIFKIAMDRLNVTAGTSLMIGNNFEVDILGACKAGIQSMIINSKLTPEQKKILDESNYSVTELNSLIDLMKIL, encoded by the coding sequence ATGATTAAAGCAGTATTTTTTGACATGGACGATACACTATACGATACTTCAGGTTTTGCTGCAATTGCACGTAGAGCTGCAGTAAAGTCCATGGTACATAATGGACTTAAATGTACCGAAGATGAAGGATACGATTGTCTAATGGAGATTGTTAAAGAAAAAGGTTCTAACTATGATAAACACTTTAATATTTTAACAAAAGAGATTAATGGGGATGAAGATCCGTTAATTATTGTGAATGGTATAATCACATATCACAACACCAAGTTTGCAATGTTAAAATTAGAACCAGAATCATTTTCCATATTATTATACTTGAAAAGTAAGGGTTATAAAGTTGGATTAATCACTAATGGTAAAGAAAATAAACAGTGGGAAAAATTAGTACGTCTTGGAGTATATCCATTCTTTGACGATGTTGTAACATCAGAGGCTGCAGGTGTAGAAAAACCAGACCCTGAAATATTTAAAATAGCAATGGATAGATTGAATGTTACAGCAGGTACTTCATTGATGATAGGTAATAATTTTGAAGTGGATATTCTTGGTGCATGTAAAGCAGGTATACAGAGTATGATAATTAACTCTAAACTAACACCTGAACAAAAGAAAATTCTTGATGAATCAAATTATAGTGTAACTGAATTAAATTCATTAATTGATTTAATGAAAATATTATAA
- a CDS encoding methanogenesis marker 16 metalloprotein: protein MAKTIEDIQKKLDSGDAVVLTAEELKTKLRDGEEVTVDDVDVVTCGTSGVMSGTAALFHMQITEPGAFTKAKEVYINGIPAYPGPCPNELLGSVDVILYGTNHSQTIEDYGGGFLIKDLINGKAVEVKVIDLEGNEFTKEVTLDEMNTARMIGTRMAFKNYNSFTNPQAKAQKSIFNVSPMEGPYNSYSFSGCGDINPLQNDPEQKVITPGTKILLNGAEGVIIDNGTRSNPEKPNLLLTANIKDMNSYYVGGFKTGLGPEVFDSVAIPIPVLNEEILENLKVLNKDIPLPLADIHGRHLPIDTVDYTMWDGADLRPTVDPDSCFNCIPCLPEIYCPVHAYKKDKTIDPDLCYGCGYCATVCPRGVPSINMGSVTFEADGKEKTIPVTCRQSDKKRGMDISEELKKDILDGSFKL, encoded by the coding sequence ATGGCAAAAACAATAGAGGATATCCAGAAAAAATTAGATTCTGGAGATGCAGTAGTCCTTACAGCAGAAGAATTAAAAACAAAACTACGTGATGGTGAAGAAGTTACAGTGGATGATGTGGATGTTGTAACATGTGGTACTAGTGGTGTTATGTCTGGTACAGCAGCACTATTCCACATGCAAATTACTGAACCGGGAGCATTTACTAAAGCAAAAGAAGTATACATTAATGGAATACCAGCATATCCAGGACCATGTCCTAATGAATTACTAGGCTCTGTTGATGTAATATTATATGGAACAAATCATAGTCAGACCATTGAGGATTATGGTGGCGGATTTCTTATTAAGGATCTTATCAATGGTAAAGCTGTAGAAGTAAAAGTTATTGACTTAGAAGGTAATGAATTTACTAAAGAAGTAACCCTTGATGAAATGAATACAGCACGTATGATTGGAACAAGAATGGCATTTAAAAACTATAATTCTTTCACAAATCCACAAGCCAAGGCACAAAAATCAATCTTCAATGTTTCACCAATGGAAGGACCATATAATTCCTATTCCTTCTCTGGATGTGGGGATATAAACCCATTACAGAATGACCCAGAACAGAAAGTAATCACACCAGGTACAAAAATATTATTAAATGGTGCGGAGGGAGTGATTATTGATAATGGTACAAGAAGTAATCCTGAAAAACCTAACTTATTACTAACAGCTAATATTAAGGATATGAATTCATATTATGTTGGTGGTTTTAAAACAGGTCTAGGTCCAGAAGTATTTGATTCAGTAGCAATACCAATACCAGTACTTAATGAAGAAATATTAGAAAACTTAAAGGTATTAAATAAAGATATTCCATTGCCATTAGCTGATATTCATGGTAGACATTTACCAATAGATACTGTTGATTATACCATGTGGGATGGTGCAGATCTTAGACCAACAGTTGACCCAGACAGTTGTTTTAACTGTATTCCATGTCTTCCAGAAATATACTGCCCAGTACATGCATATAAGAAAGATAAAACAATAGACCCTGACTTATGTTATGGCTGTGGTTATTGTGCTACAGTATGTCCTAGAGGTGTTCCAAGCATAAATATGGGTAGTGTAACATTTGAAGCTGATGGTAAAGAGAAAACAATACCAGTAACTTGTCGTCAATCCGATAAAAAACGTGGTATGGACATATCAGAAGAACTTAAGAAAGACATTTTAGATGGTTCTTTCAAATTATAA
- the alaS gene encoding alanine--tRNA ligase, producing the protein MTYELEQLGYKKQVCQKCGNTFWSIRERATCGDAPCDEYEFIGNPVTDKQYDLMGIQKKFKGFFKDHGHTPINRYPVLAKRWRNDVFLVGATIYDFQPWVTSGMVKPPANPLTIAQPSIRLNDVDNVGRTGRHMTCFTMGAHHAFNTEDNPVYWKDETLRYCHEFLVSIGINPEEITYIESWWKGGGNEGPSFEICAYGVELATLVFIQYATTKEGLKEIPLKIVDTGYGLERIAWVSQGTPTAYDATFGPMIDQLTDISGVELDKEILSENARIAGMMDIEDISDLKLLRKKVANKLSLDSDVLKKATAPMEAIYIVADHTRCLSFMLADGIIPSNVKEGYLARLVLRRTVKYMKELGLNESLSDIMKMQVDYLSKTYPEIKDNKEHIINITDLEEERYNTTLQKGRNLVKRSIKTLKKQNKTSFPTDMLIQFYDSHGIPPETVEEISKENAFEANIPDNFYTQIAAAHEEEEEEEKEQVELDYPPTKLSFYDDLKQRTFQAKVLGVVDSNKIVLDQTIYYPEGGGQPSDEGTITRADGTELNIIYAEKVNDVVLHQVADDDVSKLDGITGEEITGEIDALRRDLLTRNHTATHLVISSARKVLGKHIWQAGAQKGVDKSRIDLSHYKRISHEELQEIEKLANQRVQSNIPVNIQWYDRTDAERKYGFRLYQGGIVPGKNIRVVEIPGVDVEACAGTHCEKTGDVGVIKLLRTERVQDGVERLEYAVSDSGIKKIQEDDDIIRESSDVFGVDPEQLPKTCDRFFNEWKEQQKTIKSLEKQLAEAKISSLKDEVEDINGYNVITQVLSVNPGQLREIAINLVEKDKIADLAILLNNEGNIVASSNEKILDNGMKMGDVIMDIGKFLGGRGGGKPTLAQGAKMTNLDKQDEAFNEIKNQIKSWN; encoded by the coding sequence ATGACTTATGAACTTGAACAATTAGGATATAAGAAACAAGTCTGTCAAAAATGTGGAAATACTTTCTGGTCTATTCGTGAAAGAGCAACATGTGGAGACGCTCCATGTGATGAATATGAATTTATTGGAAATCCAGTGACAGATAAACAATATGATTTAATGGGAATACAAAAGAAATTTAAAGGTTTCTTTAAAGATCATGGTCATACTCCAATAAACAGGTATCCTGTTTTAGCAAAAAGATGGAGAAATGATGTATTTCTTGTAGGAGCAACAATTTACGACTTCCAGCCATGGGTAACTAGTGGTATGGTTAAACCTCCAGCAAATCCACTTACAATAGCACAACCATCAATTAGATTAAATGATGTAGATAATGTAGGAAGAACTGGAAGACATATGACATGTTTCACTATGGGTGCTCACCACGCATTTAATACTGAAGATAATCCAGTATACTGGAAAGATGAGACTCTAAGATATTGTCATGAATTCCTTGTAAGTATCGGAATAAATCCTGAAGAAATTACTTATATTGAATCATGGTGGAAAGGTGGAGGAAATGAAGGACCTTCATTTGAAATATGTGCATATGGTGTAGAACTTGCAACATTAGTTTTCATTCAATATGCTACAACAAAAGAGGGTCTTAAAGAAATTCCATTAAAAATTGTAGATACGGGTTATGGTCTAGAAAGAATTGCATGGGTAAGCCAAGGAACACCAACAGCATATGATGCAACTTTTGGACCTATGATTGACCAACTAACTGATATTAGTGGAGTAGAATTAGATAAAGAAATCTTATCAGAAAATGCACGAATTGCTGGTATGATGGATATTGAGGATATATCAGATTTAAAATTACTACGTAAAAAAGTAGCAAATAAATTATCTTTAGACTCAGATGTACTTAAAAAAGCAACAGCACCAATGGAAGCAATATACATAGTCGCAGATCACACAAGATGCTTAAGTTTCATGTTAGCAGATGGAATCATACCATCAAATGTAAAAGAAGGATACCTAGCAAGACTAGTATTAAGACGTACAGTAAAATACATGAAAGAATTAGGCTTAAATGAATCATTATCAGACATAATGAAAATGCAAGTAGACTACTTATCAAAAACATACCCTGAAATCAAAGATAACAAAGAACACATAATTAACATTACAGATTTAGAAGAAGAAAGATACAACACAACACTCCAAAAGGGAAGAAATCTAGTAAAAAGATCTATCAAAACTCTCAAAAAACAAAATAAAACATCCTTCCCAACAGACATGCTAATACAATTCTATGATTCACATGGTATACCACCAGAAACAGTAGAAGAAATATCCAAAGAAAATGCCTTTGAAGCTAACATACCTGATAATTTCTATACACAAATAGCAGCAGCACACGAAGAAGAAGAGGAAGAAGAAAAAGAACAAGTAGAACTAGATTACCCACCAACAAAACTATCATTCTACGATGACCTTAAACAGAGAACATTCCAAGCAAAAGTACTAGGAGTAGTAGATTCAAATAAAATAGTTCTAGACCAAACAATATACTACCCAGAAGGTGGAGGACAACCATCTGATGAAGGAACAATAACAAGAGCTGATGGAACAGAACTAAACATAATCTACGCAGAGAAAGTTAATGACGTAGTATTACATCAAGTAGCAGATGACGATGTATCAAAATTAGATGGAATAACTGGTGAAGAAATCACTGGAGAAATCGATGCACTACGCAGAGACCTTTTAACAAGAAACCATACAGCAACACACCTAGTAATATCCTCCGCAAGAAAAGTATTAGGAAAACATATCTGGCAGGCAGGAGCACAAAAAGGTGTGGATAAATCAAGAATCGACTTATCACACTATAAACGTATAAGCCACGAAGAATTACAGGAAATAGAAAAACTTGCAAATCAAAGAGTACAATCAAACATTCCTGTTAATATACAATGGTATGACAGAACAGATGCAGAACGTAAATATGGCTTCAGATTATACCAGGGAGGTATAGTTCCAGGTAAAAATATAAGAGTAGTAGAAATACCAGGAGTAGACGTAGAAGCCTGTGCAGGTACTCATTGTGAGAAAACTGGTGATGTTGGAGTAATTAAATTACTAAGAACTGAAAGAGTACAGGATGGTGTTGAAAGACTAGAATATGCTGTATCAGATTCAGGTATTAAGAAAATACAAGAAGACGATGATATAATAAGAGAAAGTAGTGATGTATTCGGAGTCGACCCAGAACAACTACCAAAAACTTGTGACAGATTCTTCAATGAATGGAAAGAACAACAAAAAACCATTAAATCACTAGAAAAACAACTAGCTGAAGCAAAAATATCCTCATTAAAAGATGAGGTAGAAGATATTAATGGTTACAATGTAATAACACAGGTACTATCAGTTAACCCAGGACAACTAAGAGAAATAGCAATTAACTTAGTTGAAAAAGATAAAATAGCCGATTTAGCTATATTACTAAATAATGAGGGTAATATTGTAGCTTCATCTAATGAAAAAATACTAGATAACGGTATGAAAATGGGCGATGTTATCATGGATATTGGTAAATTCCTTGGAGGTAGAGGTGGAGGAAAACCTACACTAGCACAAGGTGCTAAAATGACCAATCTTGATAAACAAGATGAAGCTTTTAATGAGATTAAAAATCAAATAAAAAGTTGGAACTAA
- the rpl12p gene encoding 50S ribosomal protein P1 has product MEYVYAALLLNAAEKDINEENVTAVLSAAGVEVDDARVKALIASLEDVDIEEAIATAAVAAPAAAAAAPSEEEAEEEAPAEEEDDEEEAEAAAAAGLGALFG; this is encoded by the coding sequence ATGGAATACGTATACGCAGCATTATTATTAAACGCAGCAGAAAAAGACATTAATGAAGAAAACGTTACAGCTGTATTATCCGCAGCTGGAGTAGAAGTAGACGATGCTAGAGTAAAAGCTTTAATCGCATCATTAGAAGATGTAGATATTGAAGAAGCAATCGCTACAGCAGCAGTAGCAGCTCCTGCAGCAGCAGCTGCAGCACCTTCTGAAGAAGAAGCAGAAGAAGAAGCTCCTGCTGAAGAAGAAGATGACGAAGAAGAAGCTGAAGCAGCAGCTGCAGCTGGATTAGGTGCACTTTTCGGATAA
- a CDS encoding 50S ribosomal protein L10, which yields MHHVADWKKEKVAELEDLTKDHEIIGIVNLADIPAPQLQTMRKSLYGKAVIKMSRKNFIKLALENADNENLKGLVDYIDGQPAMVFTETNPFKLFKILEDSKTEAPAKAGSIAPADIVVPAGDTSFPPGPILGELQQAGIPAKIDKGKIVVTDDAVVVEEGDEISKDVADILTKLEIHPMEVGIDLLAVCEGDTIYTADVLEIDEEETIQTIQTAHQNAINLAVFAGIYNSESAPVIVQKAARDALNLALNANILTSETTDKILSKAYLQMLALAGKLSADALDDELSEKLSSQAAAATTPAEDNTEEPEEEPEEEEEAAEEAAAVGLGALFG from the coding sequence ATGCATCATGTTGCAGATTGGAAGAAAGAAAAAGTTGCAGAGTTAGAAGACTTAACAAAAGATCATGAAATCATTGGTATTGTAAACTTAGCTGATATCCCAGCACCTCAATTACAAACAATGAGAAAATCTTTATACGGTAAAGCAGTTATAAAAATGTCACGTAAAAATTTCATTAAACTTGCTTTAGAAAACGCTGACAACGAAAACTTAAAAGGTCTAGTAGATTACATTGATGGTCAACCAGCAATGGTCTTCACAGAAACAAATCCTTTCAAACTATTTAAAATCTTAGAAGATAGTAAAACGGAAGCTCCAGCAAAAGCTGGAAGTATTGCTCCAGCTGATATCGTAGTTCCAGCAGGAGATACATCTTTCCCACCAGGTCCAATTCTTGGTGAATTACAACAAGCAGGAATTCCTGCAAAAATAGATAAAGGAAAAATTGTTGTAACCGATGACGCAGTTGTTGTTGAAGAAGGAGACGAAATTTCAAAAGACGTTGCAGATATCTTAACAAAACTCGAAATTCATCCAATGGAAGTGGGAATAGATCTACTAGCAGTTTGTGAAGGAGATACAATATATACTGCAGATGTTCTTGAAATTGATGAAGAGGAAACTATTCAAACAATTCAAACAGCACATCAAAATGCTATTAACTTAGCAGTATTTGCAGGTATATACAACAGCGAATCTGCTCCTGTAATAGTACAGAAAGCAGCAAGAGACGCATTAAACTTAGCATTAAATGCTAATATATTAACTTCTGAAACAACTGATAAAATATTATCTAAAGCTTACTTACAAATGTTAGCTCTAGCAGGTAAATTATCAGCTGATGCATTAGATGACGAACTTAGTGAAAAATTAAGTTCACAAGCAGCAGCAGCTACAACCCCTGCAGAAGATAATACAGAAGAACCTGAAGAAGAACCTGAAGAAGAGGAAGAAGCTGCAGAAGAAGCTGCAGCAGTAGGTCTTGGCGCTCTCTTCGGATAA
- a CDS encoding 50S ribosomal protein L1 produces the protein MTQAIEEAVKKVKEEAKPRNFTQSIDVVITINDLDINKPENRIDEEVLLPNGRGKDVKIAFIAEGELAYQAEQAGADLVINKEKLEELGKNRPQAKKMANSYDFFVAQTDLMPTVGRFLGPVLGPRKKMPKPIPASADPNVILGRLRSTIKIRVKDQPIIQSIVGSENMSEQEIAENIDAIMDVLDRNLENGSKQIRAMYLKTTMGPVTRVI, from the coding sequence ATGACACAAGCAATTGAAGAAGCAGTGAAGAAGGTTAAAGAAGAAGCTAAACCGAGAAACTTCACACAGTCTATAGATGTGGTCATAACCATCAACGATTTAGACATAAATAAACCGGAAAACCGTATAGATGAAGAAGTGCTTCTCCCTAATGGACGTGGAAAAGATGTTAAAATCGCATTCATTGCTGAAGGTGAATTAGCATACCAAGCAGAACAAGCAGGCGCAGATCTTGTTATCAACAAAGAAAAATTAGAAGAATTAGGTAAAAACAGACCTCAAGCTAAAAAAATGGCTAACTCCTATGATTTCTTTGTAGCACAAACAGATTTAATGCCAACAGTTGGTAGATTCCTAGGACCTGTATTAGGACCAAGGAAAAAAATGCCTAAACCAATTCCAGCAAGTGCTGATCCAAATGTCATATTAGGTAGATTAAGAAGTACAATAAAAATAAGAGTGAAAGACCAACCTATAATACAATCTATTGTAGGATCAGAAAATATGTCTGAGCAAGAAATTGCTGAAAATATCGATGCTATAATGGATGTTCTTGATCGTAACTTAGAAAATGGTTCTAAACAGATTAGAGCAATGTATTTAAAAACTACAATGGGACCTGTAACGAGGGTGATTTAG
- a CDS encoding 50S ribosomal protein L11 produces MASQTIEILVEGGKATPGPPLGPAIGPLGINMMQVVEEINNKTADFNGMKVPVKITADMDTKEFEISIGTPPTTALILDELGIASGSHEPGTEVAADFTVEQAFKVARMKFDDLLANDYKHATKEVVGTCVSMGINVEGKDGRETQKDIDNGDYDEVFEQ; encoded by the coding sequence GTGGCTAGTCAAACTATTGAAATCCTAGTGGAAGGTGGAAAAGCCACACCAGGACCACCATTAGGTCCAGCTATAGGTCCATTAGGTATTAATATGATGCAAGTTGTTGAAGAAATCAACAATAAAACCGCTGATTTCAATGGTATGAAAGTACCTGTAAAAATAACTGCTGATATGGATACAAAAGAATTCGAAATATCCATAGGTACACCACCTACAACAGCTCTAATTCTTGATGAATTAGGTATTGCAAGTGGTTCACATGAGCCAGGTACAGAAGTAGCAGCTGATTTCACAGTTGAACAAGCATTTAAAGTTGCTAGAATGAAATTCGATGATTTACTTGCAAACGATTACAAACACGCAACAAAAGAAGTAGTCGGTACATGTGTAAGTATGGGAATTAACGTTGAAGGAAAAGATGGACGTGAAACCCAAAAAGATATCGATAATGGAGATTATGACGAAGTATTTGAACAATAA
- a CDS encoding transcription elongation factor Spt5, producing the protein MFYAMRVLIGQEKTVAALLAQSVKHEDTGISAILSPESMQGYIFVESDKALDMRHPALKVPNLRGLVEGDVDFDELKAFLNPEPAMANVSKGSIVELTSGPFKGEKAKVVRIDEAKEDVVLELIEAAVPIPVTVKGDQIRLIQREAE; encoded by the coding sequence ATGTTTTACGCAATGAGAGTACTTATAGGACAAGAAAAAACAGTAGCCGCTTTATTAGCACAAAGTGTTAAACATGAAGACACAGGGATTTCTGCGATATTATCTCCAGAATCCATGCAAGGTTACATTTTTGTTGAATCAGATAAGGCATTAGATATGAGGCATCCTGCACTAAAAGTTCCTAATTTGAGAGGTTTAGTCGAAGGTGACGTGGATTTCGATGAGCTTAAAGCATTCTTAAATCCTGAACCCGCAATGGCTAATGTTTCAAAAGGTAGCATTGTTGAATTAACTTCAGGACCATTCAAAGGCGAAAAAGCTAAAGTGGTAAGAATTGATGAAGCTAAAGAAGATGTAGTATTGGAATTAATCGAAGCAGCAGTTCCAATACCTGTCACAGTAAAGGGTGACCAAATCAGATTAATACAAAGGGAGGCTGAATAG
- a CDS encoding protein translocase SEC61 complex subunit gamma produces MNINKESIRGFLKQCERVLRVSKKPDNEEYKTVAKVTGLGIIVIGLIGFVISLLSQVLFYS; encoded by the coding sequence ATGAATATAAACAAAGAATCAATACGTGGTTTTTTAAAACAATGTGAAAGAGTTTTACGAGTTTCCAAAAAGCCAGATAACGAAGAATACAAAACCGTAGCAAAAGTTACCGGTTTAGGAATTATTGTTATAGGTTTGATAGGATTCGTGATTTCATTATTATCACAAGTATTATTCTATTCATAG
- a CDS encoding TIGR04076 family protein, giving the protein MNIVKITVLKTTLQEDLAEEYGIDNFTTCPMLNEGDVFYADYAKPDGFCDEAWKAIYQYVFALAHGAGEGLFYYNDWIKEPGVAIVCCNDGLRPVIFKLEKTDIESKP; this is encoded by the coding sequence ATGAATATAGTCAAAATAACTGTTTTAAAAACAACATTACAAGAAGATTTAGCTGAAGAATATGGAATTGACAATTTCACAACATGTCCTATGCTAAATGAAGGCGATGTTTTCTATGCAGATTACGCTAAGCCTGACGGATTCTGTGATGAAGCATGGAAGGCAATATATCAGTATGTATTTGCACTTGCACATGGAGCCGGTGAAGGCCTATTTTATTATAATGATTGGATAAAAGAGCCTGGTGTTGCAATTGTCTGTTGTAATGATGGTTTAAGACCAGTAATTTTCAAATTAGAAAAAACAGATATTGAATCTAAACCATAA
- the ftsZ gene encoding cell division protein FtsZ, whose product MKSLINDSLKNDSKANTTTERPNVNNSSVDDINQELVDIINQSRAKIYVIGAGGAGNNTISRLGEIGIEGAETISVNTDAQDLFFCKSNDKILIGKETCGGLGAGGIPSVGEASAEESEEQIKSKIDGADMVFVTCGLGGGTGTGSAPVISKIAQKTGALTIAVVTMPFSAEGIKRRENAEIGLEKLQEAADTVLVIPNDKLLEVAPSLPINKAFMVSDELLGRAVKGITELITKPGLVSLDFADIKSVMEDSGMAMIGMGESDTGDRAIESVNEALNSPLLDLDISNAKSALVNITGSSDLTLNEAEKIVQIVADELDPEANIIWGTQIQDDLASTVRTTIVVAGVSSPSIMGTDDSYKEKARGEETSTPDTDLEGFIDDVF is encoded by the coding sequence GTGAAATCTCTAATAAATGATAGCTTAAAAAATGATTCAAAAGCTAATACTACAACAGAAAGACCTAATGTCAACAATTCTAGTGTAGATGATATTAACCAAGAATTAGTAGACATTATAAATCAAAGCAGAGCAAAAATATATGTTATAGGTGCTGGTGGAGCAGGAAATAATACAATCTCACGTCTAGGTGAAATTGGTATTGAAGGTGCTGAAACAATATCCGTAAACACAGATGCACAAGATTTATTTTTCTGTAAATCAAATGACAAAATATTAATTGGAAAAGAAACCTGTGGTGGATTAGGTGCAGGTGGAATTCCATCAGTTGGAGAAGCTAGTGCTGAAGAAAGTGAAGAACAAATAAAAAGTAAAATAGATGGTGCAGACATGGTATTTGTAACCTGTGGACTCGGAGGAGGAACAGGAACAGGATCAGCACCAGTAATTAGTAAAATTGCACAAAAAACAGGTGCATTAACAATTGCTGTAGTAACAATGCCATTCAGTGCAGAAGGGATTAAAAGAAGAGAAAATGCAGAAATAGGGCTTGAAAAACTTCAAGAAGCAGCAGACACAGTACTTGTAATTCCTAACGATAAACTCTTAGAAGTAGCACCAAGTTTACCAATCAACAAAGCATTCATGGTTTCTGATGAATTATTAGGTAGGGCTGTAAAAGGCATAACTGAATTAATTACAAAACCAGGATTAGTAAGTTTAGACTTTGCAGATATTAAAAGTGTAATGGAAGACAGTGGAATGGCAATGATTGGTATGGGTGAATCCGATACTGGTGATAGAGCAATAGAATCAGTAAATGAAGCTCTTAACAGCCCATTACTTGACTTAGACATATCTAATGCTAAAAGTGCTCTTGTTAACATAACAGGTAGCAGTGATTTAACATTAAATGAAGCTGAAAAAATAGTACAAATTGTAGCAGATGAACTTGACCCTGAAGCAAACATCATTTGGGGTACACAAATACAAGATGATCTTGCAAGTACAGTCAGAACTACAATTGTTGTTGCAGGTGTAAGTTCTCCATCTATTATGGGTACAGATGATTCATACAAAGAAAAAGCTCGTGGAGAAGAAACATCAACACCTGACACTGACTTAGAAGGATTTATTGATGATGTATTTTAG
- the comA gene encoding phosphosulfolactate synthase, with product MKAFEFLDEIGTVNTHTMVLDKGLGYAYVEDALKITGEYFDLLKYGWGTSILYDTEIIKAKNELYHSYDIKTYTGGTLFELANKQNKLGEYFEELDNLGFDAVEVSDGSTVIDPDIRENAIKQAKENGFYTLSEIGKKNPEKDHAYTTEQRIELINKDISNGSDMVIIEGRESGKNIGIYDEKGNVKTDEMTQIHENTPNEKVLWEAPQKNQQVELILKLGNNVNLGNINSNEIISLETLRRGLRGDTLGKIQK from the coding sequence ATGAAAGCGTTTGAATTTTTAGATGAAATAGGAACTGTTAATACACATACTATGGTTTTAGATAAAGGATTAGGATATGCATATGTTGAAGATGCATTGAAGATTACTGGTGAATACTTTGATTTACTAAAATATGGTTGGGGTACATCTATATTATACGATACTGAAATAATCAAAGCTAAAAATGAATTATATCATTCATATGACATAAAAACATACACTGGTGGAACACTCTTTGAACTTGCAAATAAACAAAATAAACTTGGCGAATACTTCGAAGAGTTAGATAACTTAGGATTTGACGCTGTTGAAGTTTCTGACGGATCCACAGTAATTGACCCAGATATCAGAGAAAATGCAATTAAACAAGCCAAAGAAAATGGTTTCTACACTCTCTCCGAGATTGGTAAAAAGAATCCTGAAAAAGACCATGCATACACTACAGAACAACGTATTGAATTAATCAATAAAGACATATCTAATGGATCAGACATGGTTATTATTGAAGGAAGAGAAAGTGGAAAGAATATTGGAATCTATGATGAAAAAGGTAATGTTAAAACTGATGAAATGACTCAAATTCATGAAAACACACCTAATGAAAAAGTATTATGGGAAGCTCCACAGAAAAACCAACAAGTTGAATTAATATTAAAACTTGGTAATAATGTAAATCTTGGAAATATTAATTCAAATGAAATAATTTCCCTAGAAACACTACGTCGTGGACTAAGAGGAGACACACTAGGAAAAATACAGAAGTAA